The following coding sequences are from one Mugil cephalus isolate CIBA_MC_2020 chromosome 9, CIBA_Mcephalus_1.1, whole genome shotgun sequence window:
- the strn4 gene encoding striatin-4: MEADRSGGGPNPNSGGGGGGGGGGSGVGRNPNGPKAAPGQATSAAMTGAMAAAAAAAAGAVPGSLQSREQQDGDASMTLPGILHFIQYEWGRFQAEKYRWEAERDELRAQVAFLQGERKGQENMKQDLVRRIKMLEYALKQERAKHQKLKTGNDQSPGDKKPELEAEQLPNGPAESDSEPANQMSWKEGRQLLRKYLEEVGYSDTILDMRSKRVRSLLGRSSPEANGPPAIESCPEPGPRAGGESLLVRQIEEQIKRNAGKESSKERVGGSVLDKIPFLHGCEDDDEDDSDEEDDFQGMATDCIDGPRKNKKSRVKMGSEPMTTDLDPEDEEDEDDSEDALSEFDFLGSGEDGEGAGEARISGDGRELENRRNKLQGMMSDFPPKPAPPPSVSGQARSGEGGALGFSSDVFIMDAVGGGDMNLGELADLTVANDNDLSMDMQDNREEFKKTWNPRFTLRSHFDAIRALTFHPNQAVLLTASEDGTLKLWNLNKAMHSKKNAALDVEPIYTFRAHSGAVLSLTMGEDGESCYSGGLDGTVRCWKMPDLNVDPYDNYDPGIESSVLAGHEDSVWGLTYSSAHHRLASCSADGTIRIWDPQNSSPCLSVFNKEREHGTPTSVAFVATDPNQVVASFDGGETLLYDLNTEQSVTALETQTKDGSELINRVVSHPSESISVTAHENRTIRFLDNKTGKVVHSMVAHLDAVTCLTTDPKGTYLISGSHDCSVRLWMLDNRTCVQEITAHRKKHDEAIHDVAFHSSQPFIASAGADALAKIFV; the protein is encoded by the exons ATGGAGGCGGACAGATCCGGCGGAGGACCAAACCCGAACTCCggaggcggcggtggcggcggcggcggcggcagcggagTGGGGCGCAACCCAAACGGGCCCAAAGCAGCACCGGGCCAGGCGACATCAGCTGCGATGACCGGGGCGatggcagcggcggcggcagcggcagccGGGGCCGTCCCCGGATCGTTGCAGTCTCGGGAGCAGCAGGACGGGGACGCGAGTATGACGCTTCCTGGGATCCTGCACTTCATCCAGTACGAGTGGGGACGATTCCAGGCCGAGAAATACCGCTGGGAGGCTGAGAGAGACGAACTCAGG gcTCAGGTGGCGTTCCTACAGGGCGAGAGGAAAGGGCAGGAGAACATGAAACAGGACCTGGTGAGGCGGATCAAAATGCTGGAGTACGCTCTCAAACAAGAgag AGCCAAGCACCAGAAGTTGAAGACAGGAAACGACCAGAGTCCTGGAGACAAGAAACCAGAGCTGGAGGCAGAGCAAC TTCCCAATGGGCCGGCTGAGTCAGACTCTGAGCCAGCCAATCAGATGTCCTGGAAGGAGGGACGCCAGCTACTACGCAA ATACCTCGAAGAGGTGGGTTATTCAGACACTATCCTGGACATGCGGTCTAAGCGTGTGCGTTCTCTGCTCGGGCGGAGCAGCCCCGAGGCTAACGGACCCCCAGCCATTGAAAGCTGTCCAGAGCCTGGGCCGCGAGCAGGTGGAGAGTCCTTGCTGGTCAGACAAATAGAGGAACAAATTAAAAG GAACGCGGGTAAGGAAAGCTCGAAGGAACGTGTGGGTGGCTCAGTGCTGGACAAGATCCCCTTCCTGCACGGCTGTGAGGACGATGATGAAGACGACAGCGACGAGGAAGATGACTTCCAAGGCATGGCCACTGACTGCATCGATGGTCCGCGCAAGAACAAAAAGTCTCGAGTAAAG ATGGGCTCCGAGCCTATGACCACGGATCTGGACCccgaggatgaggaggacgaaGACGACTCTGAAGATGCCCTCAGTGAATTTGACTTCCTGGGCTcgggggaggatggggagggggcGGGAGAGGCCCGGATCTCGGGGGACGGACGGGAGTTAG AGAACCGCAGGAACAAGTTACAAGGCATGATGTCGGACTTCCCCCCTAAACCTGCCCCGCCCCCCTCCGTATCAGGACAGGCTCGCTCCGGGGAAG GTGGTGCCCTGGGTTTCTCGTCTGATGTCTTCATTATGGATGCGGTCGGAGGAGGGGACATGAACCTGGGTGAACTTGCGGATCTCACCGTTGCCAACGACAACGATCTCTCCATGGAT ATGCAGGACAACAGAGAGGAGTTCAAGAAGACATGGAACCCTCGTTTCACACTACGCAGCCACTTCGACGCCATCCGCGCTTTGACCTTTCACCCCAACCAAGCAGTGCTGCTCACAGCCTCCGAGGATGGCACACTAAAACTGTGGAACCTCAACAAGGCAATGCACTCTAAGAA GAACGCAGCTTTGGATGTTGAGCCCATCTACACATTTAGAGCACACAG TGGAGCTGTTCTGTCTCTGACTATGGGCGAGGATGGAGAATCCTGCTACAGTGGAGGTCTGGATGGGACCGTCAGGTGTTGGAAGATGCCAGACCTCAATGTGGATCCGTATGATAACTATG ATCCGGGCATTGAGAGCAGCGTACTAGCAGGCCACGAGGACAGCGTCTGGGGTTTGACTTACTCTTCAGCTCACCATCGCCTCGCCTCATGCTCAGCTGATGGCACCATTCGCATCTGGGACCCTCAGAACTCATCTCCCTGCTTGTCTGTCTTCAATAAGGAGAGAG AGCATGGAACGCCCACCTCGGTGGCATTTGTGGCCACTGACCCCAACCAGGTGGTGGCGTCATTTGACGGCGGCGAGACGCTGCTCTATGACCTCAACACAGAGCAGAGTGTCACTGCGCTGGAGACGCAGACCAAAGATG GCAGCGAGCTGATCAACCGCGTTGTCAGTCACCCGTCTGAGTCCATCTCCGTCACTGCACACGAGAATCGCACCATCCGCTTCCTAGACAACAAGACAG GGAAAGTCGTCCACTCAATGGTGGCTCACTTAGATGCTGTCACCTGTCTCACTACAGATCCTAAAGGCACTTACCTCATCTCTGGCA GCCATGACTGCTCAGTGCGCCTGTGGATGCTGGACAACAGGACGTGCGTGCAGGAGATCACTGCCCACAGGAAGAAGCATGACGAGGCCATTCATGACGTGGCCTTCCACTCTTCCCAGCCCTTCATTGCCAGCGCAGGCGCAGACGCACTTGCCAAGATCTTTGTCTGA